In Trichoplusia ni isolate ovarian cell line Hi5 chromosome 7, tn1, whole genome shotgun sequence, a single genomic region encodes these proteins:
- the LOC113495936 gene encoding voltage-gated potassium channel subunit beta-1 isoform X2, translating into MAHQFWISYHPPTGAKHGSSGDETPPIPEEELEQQKIEHEKHLQKEKECQAREAEEVRQLDIKLLHQRAIEAEEDKKREIAEAVEGLRGMNTSWSHHRLCDLQRQAARLRHSRPSIPDTTKHHRSMLKKACSAQLTKPESSQSIEDNDTDGIYFNFSRFGPCRDESLDSDGCCEAAGCTITVNAECNVSSRTWRGSASDVGADANMELVRAPSCPGCRAPIASLDCMDDFSANSQQMLDQAGEINVSRHISTYMGNHSAMPSVVTPGLRYKNLGKSGLRVPNIGLGIWNMLNEDCAEDVIMTALENGINLFDLSEAHCAKGEAELGKILKKRNVRRTSVIITTKIYWSTKSDERGLSRKHIVESVKASLARLQVEYIDVVLLHKVDPVCPMEELVRAMNFVINQGWVMYWGTARWSPSEIMDAYTNCRQFNCITPIVEQTEYHMFCREKPELYMPELYHKIGVGMMAWSAITTGKGLGREEITGLFAKSRFNRKYSTFSWCEEDLAVPEMRLSGSKEQVNGEEPRTYGDKLRDLSNLANSLNCSMSQLAVAWCLKNESVNCLLLGATSVEQFKENIHALQIVPQLTPVVMVEIERLLSNKPQRPPMVSTLAMRNQQNNNTVRVDMTGATTSGAGSPKPEGEAAEVEASTPGKESGRGFCEIQ; encoded by the exons GAAAAGGAGTGCCAAGCTAGAGAGGCGGAAGAAGTTAGACAACTTGATATAAAGCTCCTCCACCAACGGGCCATTGAAGCTGAGGAAGACAAAAAAAGAGAG ATAGCGGAGGCTGTGGAGGGCCTGCGCGGCATGAACACGTCGTGGTCGCACCACCGGCTGTGTGACCTGCAGCGCCAGGCCGCCCGCCTACGTCACAGCCGCCCTTCTATCCCCGACACTACCAAACACCACAGG AGCATGTTGAAAAAAGCGTGCAGCGCGCAGCTCACGAAGCCCGAATCCAGCCAGAGCATCGAGGACAACGACACAGACGGGATCTATTTCAACTTCAGCCGATTTGGACCTTGCCGCG aTGAGTCATTGGACAGTGACGGTTGTTGTGAAGCTGCAGGTTGTACTATTACGGTCAACGCCGAATGCAATGTCTCTAGTAGGACATGGCGCGGATCCGCAAGTGATGTTGGTGCAGATGCAAATATGGAGCTTGTCCGTGCACCCTCGTGTCCTGG gtgTCGGGCACCCATCGCGTCCCTTGATTGTATGGACGACTTCAGTGCAAATTCACAACAGATGTTGGATCAAG CTGGTGAAATAAACGTGTCTCGGCACATTTCAACTTATATGGGAAATCACTCCGCCATGCCATCGGTGGTGACTCCAGGACTGCGTTACAAGAACTTAGGAAAGTCGGGACTAAGGGTGCCTAACATCGGCCTGGGGATATGGAATATGCTAAATGAAGATTGCGCTGAAGACGTCATAATGACAGCCCTGGAGAATGGCATCAACCTTTTTGATTTATCTGAAGCACATTGCG CTAAGGGGGAAGCCGAATTAggcaaaatattaaagaaacggAACGTGAGGAGAACAAGCGTTATAATTACCACCAAAATATACTGGAGTACCAA GTCAGATGAAAGAGGCCTCTCTCGTAAACATATTGTCGAAAGTGTCAAGGCATCTCTGGCACGGCTTCAAGTTGAATATATTGACGTAGTCCTCCTGCACAAGGTAGACCCTGTGTGCCCCATGGAAG AACTTGTTCGCGCAATGAACTTCGTGATAAATCAAGGGTGGGTGATGTATTGGGGAACCGCCCGCTGGTCCCCTTCAGAG ATCATGGATGCCTACACCAACTGCAGACAGTTCAATTGCATAACACCTATAGTGGAGCAAACTGAATATCACATGTTCTGCAGAGAAAAGCCCGAGCTTTACATGCCGGAGTTATATCACAAAATTGGTGTCG GCATGATGGCATGGTCTGCCATTACAACTGGCAAAGGATTGGGACGCGAAGAAATCACCGGCTTATTCGCAAAATCACGCTTTAACAGGAAATATAGCACCTTTAGCTGGTGCGAAGAGGATTTAGCTGTACCTGAg ATGCGTTTATCGGGTAGCAAAGAACAGGTGAATGGGGAAGAGCCACGCACATACGGCGACAAACTACGTGATCTCTCCAACCTGGCTAACTCCCTAA ATTGCTCCATGAGCCAGTTGGCTGTGGCCTGGTGCCTGAAAAATGAATCAGTGAACTGTCTCCTTTTGGGAGCAACCAGCGTCGAGCAGTTCAAAGAGAACATTCACGCTCTGCAG ATCGTACCTCAACTGACTCCAGTTGTGATGGTGGAAATAGAGCGCCTGCTGTCGAACAAGCCGCAACGCCCGCCTATGGTATCCACTCTAGCGATGCGCAACCAACAGAACAATAACACCGTGCGAGTTGACATGAC GGGTGCCACCACATCTGGAGCCGGCTCACCGAAGCCTGAAGGTGAGGCCGCTGAGGTCGAAGCTTCCACCCCCGGTAAGGAGTCCGGGCGTGGCTTTTGTGAGATTCAGTGA
- the LOC113495936 gene encoding voltage-gated potassium channel subunit beta-1 isoform X1, whose translation MAHQFWISYHPPTGAKHGSSGDETPPIPEEELEQQKIEHEKHLQKEKECQAREAEEVRQLDIKLLHQRAIEAEEDKKREIAEAVEGLRGMNTSWSHHRLCDLQRQAARLRHSRPSIPDTTKHHRSMLKKACSAQLTKPESSQSIEDNDTDGIYFNFSRFGPCRDESLDSDGCCEAAGCTITVNAECNVSSRTWRGSASDVGADANMELVRAPSCPGCRAPIASLDCMDDFSANSQQMLDQAGEINVSRHISTYMGNHSAMPSVVTPGLRYKNLGKSGLRVPNIGLGIWNMLNEDCAEDVIMTALENGINLFDLSEAHCAKGEAELGKILKKRNVRRTSVIITTKIYWSTKFAHTNNRSDERGLSRKHIVESVKASLARLQVEYIDVVLLHKVDPVCPMEELVRAMNFVINQGWVMYWGTARWSPSEIMDAYTNCRQFNCITPIVEQTEYHMFCREKPELYMPELYHKIGVGMMAWSAITTGKGLGREEITGLFAKSRFNRKYSTFSWCEEDLAVPEMRLSGSKEQVNGEEPRTYGDKLRDLSNLANSLNCSMSQLAVAWCLKNESVNCLLLGATSVEQFKENIHALQIVPQLTPVVMVEIERLLSNKPQRPPMVSTLAMRNQQNNNTVRVDMTGATTSGAGSPKPEGEAAEVEASTPGKESGRGFCEIQ comes from the exons GAAAAGGAGTGCCAAGCTAGAGAGGCGGAAGAAGTTAGACAACTTGATATAAAGCTCCTCCACCAACGGGCCATTGAAGCTGAGGAAGACAAAAAAAGAGAG ATAGCGGAGGCTGTGGAGGGCCTGCGCGGCATGAACACGTCGTGGTCGCACCACCGGCTGTGTGACCTGCAGCGCCAGGCCGCCCGCCTACGTCACAGCCGCCCTTCTATCCCCGACACTACCAAACACCACAGG AGCATGTTGAAAAAAGCGTGCAGCGCGCAGCTCACGAAGCCCGAATCCAGCCAGAGCATCGAGGACAACGACACAGACGGGATCTATTTCAACTTCAGCCGATTTGGACCTTGCCGCG aTGAGTCATTGGACAGTGACGGTTGTTGTGAAGCTGCAGGTTGTACTATTACGGTCAACGCCGAATGCAATGTCTCTAGTAGGACATGGCGCGGATCCGCAAGTGATGTTGGTGCAGATGCAAATATGGAGCTTGTCCGTGCACCCTCGTGTCCTGG gtgTCGGGCACCCATCGCGTCCCTTGATTGTATGGACGACTTCAGTGCAAATTCACAACAGATGTTGGATCAAG CTGGTGAAATAAACGTGTCTCGGCACATTTCAACTTATATGGGAAATCACTCCGCCATGCCATCGGTGGTGACTCCAGGACTGCGTTACAAGAACTTAGGAAAGTCGGGACTAAGGGTGCCTAACATCGGCCTGGGGATATGGAATATGCTAAATGAAGATTGCGCTGAAGACGTCATAATGACAGCCCTGGAGAATGGCATCAACCTTTTTGATTTATCTGAAGCACATTGCG CTAAGGGGGAAGCCGAATTAggcaaaatattaaagaaacggAACGTGAGGAGAACAAGCGTTATAATTACCACCAAAATATACTGGAGTACCAA GTTTGCTCATACTAATAACAGGTCAGATGAAAGAGGCCTCTCTCGTAAACATATTGTCGAAAGTGTCAAGGCATCTCTGGCACGGCTTCAAGTTGAATATATTGACGTAGTCCTCCTGCACAAGGTAGACCCTGTGTGCCCCATGGAAG AACTTGTTCGCGCAATGAACTTCGTGATAAATCAAGGGTGGGTGATGTATTGGGGAACCGCCCGCTGGTCCCCTTCAGAG ATCATGGATGCCTACACCAACTGCAGACAGTTCAATTGCATAACACCTATAGTGGAGCAAACTGAATATCACATGTTCTGCAGAGAAAAGCCCGAGCTTTACATGCCGGAGTTATATCACAAAATTGGTGTCG GCATGATGGCATGGTCTGCCATTACAACTGGCAAAGGATTGGGACGCGAAGAAATCACCGGCTTATTCGCAAAATCACGCTTTAACAGGAAATATAGCACCTTTAGCTGGTGCGAAGAGGATTTAGCTGTACCTGAg ATGCGTTTATCGGGTAGCAAAGAACAGGTGAATGGGGAAGAGCCACGCACATACGGCGACAAACTACGTGATCTCTCCAACCTGGCTAACTCCCTAA ATTGCTCCATGAGCCAGTTGGCTGTGGCCTGGTGCCTGAAAAATGAATCAGTGAACTGTCTCCTTTTGGGAGCAACCAGCGTCGAGCAGTTCAAAGAGAACATTCACGCTCTGCAG ATCGTACCTCAACTGACTCCAGTTGTGATGGTGGAAATAGAGCGCCTGCTGTCGAACAAGCCGCAACGCCCGCCTATGGTATCCACTCTAGCGATGCGCAACCAACAGAACAATAACACCGTGCGAGTTGACATGAC GGGTGCCACCACATCTGGAGCCGGCTCACCGAAGCCTGAAGGTGAGGCCGCTGAGGTCGAAGCTTCCACCCCCGGTAAGGAGTCCGGGCGTGGCTTTTGTGAGATTCAGTGA
- the LOC113495936 gene encoding voltage-gated potassium channel subunit beta-2 isoform X3, with protein MLKKACSAQLTKPESSQSIEDNDTDGIYFNFSRFGPCRDESLDSDGCCEAAGCTITVNAECNVSSRTWRGSASDVGADANMELVRAPSCPGCRAPIASLDCMDDFSANSQQMLDQAGEINVSRHISTYMGNHSAMPSVVTPGLRYKNLGKSGLRVPNIGLGIWNMLNEDCAEDVIMTALENGINLFDLSEAHCAKGEAELGKILKKRNVRRTSVIITTKIYWSTKFAHTNNRSDERGLSRKHIVESVKASLARLQVEYIDVVLLHKVDPVCPMEELVRAMNFVINQGWVMYWGTARWSPSEIMDAYTNCRQFNCITPIVEQTEYHMFCREKPELYMPELYHKIGVGMMAWSAITTGKGLGREEITGLFAKSRFNRKYSTFSWCEEDLAVPEMRLSGSKEQVNGEEPRTYGDKLRDLSNLANSLNCSMSQLAVAWCLKNESVNCLLLGATSVEQFKENIHALQIVPQLTPVVMVEIERLLSNKPQRPPMVSTLAMRNQQNNNTVRVDMTGATTSGAGSPKPEGEAAEVEASTPGKESGRGFCEIQ; from the exons ATGTTGAAAAAAGCGTGCAGCGCGCAGCTCACGAAGCCCGAATCCAGCCAGAGCATCGAGGACAACGACACAGACGGGATCTATTTCAACTTCAGCCGATTTGGACCTTGCCGCG aTGAGTCATTGGACAGTGACGGTTGTTGTGAAGCTGCAGGTTGTACTATTACGGTCAACGCCGAATGCAATGTCTCTAGTAGGACATGGCGCGGATCCGCAAGTGATGTTGGTGCAGATGCAAATATGGAGCTTGTCCGTGCACCCTCGTGTCCTGG gtgTCGGGCACCCATCGCGTCCCTTGATTGTATGGACGACTTCAGTGCAAATTCACAACAGATGTTGGATCAAG CTGGTGAAATAAACGTGTCTCGGCACATTTCAACTTATATGGGAAATCACTCCGCCATGCCATCGGTGGTGACTCCAGGACTGCGTTACAAGAACTTAGGAAAGTCGGGACTAAGGGTGCCTAACATCGGCCTGGGGATATGGAATATGCTAAATGAAGATTGCGCTGAAGACGTCATAATGACAGCCCTGGAGAATGGCATCAACCTTTTTGATTTATCTGAAGCACATTGCG CTAAGGGGGAAGCCGAATTAggcaaaatattaaagaaacggAACGTGAGGAGAACAAGCGTTATAATTACCACCAAAATATACTGGAGTACCAA GTTTGCTCATACTAATAACAGGTCAGATGAAAGAGGCCTCTCTCGTAAACATATTGTCGAAAGTGTCAAGGCATCTCTGGCACGGCTTCAAGTTGAATATATTGACGTAGTCCTCCTGCACAAGGTAGACCCTGTGTGCCCCATGGAAG AACTTGTTCGCGCAATGAACTTCGTGATAAATCAAGGGTGGGTGATGTATTGGGGAACCGCCCGCTGGTCCCCTTCAGAG ATCATGGATGCCTACACCAACTGCAGACAGTTCAATTGCATAACACCTATAGTGGAGCAAACTGAATATCACATGTTCTGCAGAGAAAAGCCCGAGCTTTACATGCCGGAGTTATATCACAAAATTGGTGTCG GCATGATGGCATGGTCTGCCATTACAACTGGCAAAGGATTGGGACGCGAAGAAATCACCGGCTTATTCGCAAAATCACGCTTTAACAGGAAATATAGCACCTTTAGCTGGTGCGAAGAGGATTTAGCTGTACCTGAg ATGCGTTTATCGGGTAGCAAAGAACAGGTGAATGGGGAAGAGCCACGCACATACGGCGACAAACTACGTGATCTCTCCAACCTGGCTAACTCCCTAA ATTGCTCCATGAGCCAGTTGGCTGTGGCCTGGTGCCTGAAAAATGAATCAGTGAACTGTCTCCTTTTGGGAGCAACCAGCGTCGAGCAGTTCAAAGAGAACATTCACGCTCTGCAG ATCGTACCTCAACTGACTCCAGTTGTGATGGTGGAAATAGAGCGCCTGCTGTCGAACAAGCCGCAACGCCCGCCTATGGTATCCACTCTAGCGATGCGCAACCAACAGAACAATAACACCGTGCGAGTTGACATGAC GGGTGCCACCACATCTGGAGCCGGCTCACCGAAGCCTGAAGGTGAGGCCGCTGAGGTCGAAGCTTCCACCCCCGGTAAGGAGTCCGGGCGTGGCTTTTGTGAGATTCAGTGA